The following are encoded in a window of Arthrobacter sp. NicSoilB4 genomic DNA:
- a CDS encoding MFS transporter, with product MNRPHQNFPTRGRAKGPARDGAHRRVLWGPVIGLGLVSLAADVVSDGARPLAGPLLAQLGASALAVGLVTGAAEAAAQGLRLIFGPWADRTRRYWTFTLTGYALTAVCVPLLAVAPLAGTSGLVLASVLIIGDRIGKAVRSPAKTVLLAAVAKPVGRGRGFAVHKSLDLVGALLGPILVAAVLTATGNLSAAFAVLSIPAAAAMFLLLWLRRRIPDPGTGRPPAVPAGPHQETAVDPAPAGVVGRPASLFTRSFVLFAAAAFCWSAGLVAFGVISFHLTTTAAVPVSVVALLYAAAMAAAALGALASGALYDRSGAWVLLTIPVLTTAVPVLALAPAAGLAFTGVLAWGIALGIQDSTVKALLADLVPEQRQGTAYGVFAAFQGAGALAGGVLYGALYDTRPLLIASVAVLQLLAFVVLVVALRGKRGP from the coding sequence ATGAACCGGCCCCACCAAAACTTCCCAACCCGCGGGCGGGCCAAGGGGCCTGCACGTGACGGGGCGCACCGGCGCGTGCTCTGGGGCCCGGTGATCGGACTCGGGCTCGTCAGCCTGGCCGCCGACGTCGTTTCCGACGGCGCCCGGCCGCTGGCTGGTCCCCTGCTCGCCCAGTTGGGTGCCTCCGCACTGGCCGTCGGTCTGGTGACGGGTGCCGCCGAAGCTGCGGCACAGGGACTCAGGCTGATCTTCGGCCCCTGGGCAGACCGCACCCGCAGATACTGGACGTTCACGCTGACCGGCTACGCCCTCACCGCTGTCTGCGTTCCCCTGCTCGCCGTCGCACCTCTGGCCGGAACGTCCGGACTGGTTCTGGCTTCCGTGCTGATCATCGGCGACCGGATCGGAAAAGCCGTCCGCAGCCCGGCAAAGACGGTGTTGCTGGCCGCGGTCGCCAAACCGGTCGGCCGGGGCCGCGGCTTCGCCGTCCACAAGTCCCTCGACCTTGTCGGAGCCCTGCTCGGACCCATCCTGGTCGCCGCGGTCCTCACGGCCACCGGAAACCTCTCGGCAGCCTTCGCTGTGCTGTCCATTCCCGCGGCGGCGGCCATGTTCCTGCTGTTGTGGCTGCGCCGCCGGATCCCGGATCCCGGCACCGGCCGGCCCCCGGCGGTCCCGGCCGGCCCGCATCAGGAAACTGCAGTCGATCCGGCGCCTGCGGGTGTGGTCGGCCGTCCGGCGTCGTTGTTCACCCGGAGCTTTGTCCTGTTCGCTGCCGCCGCCTTCTGCTGGAGTGCCGGCCTGGTTGCCTTCGGGGTTATCTCCTTCCACCTCACGACGACGGCGGCCGTTCCGGTGTCCGTGGTCGCGCTGCTGTACGCGGCTGCGATGGCGGCGGCTGCCCTCGGCGCCCTTGCCAGCGGAGCCCTCTACGACCGGTCCGGAGCCTGGGTGCTCCTCACGATTCCCGTGCTAACCACCGCCGTGCCGGTGCTGGCCCTGGCCCCGGCGGCCGGGCTGGCGTTCACCGGGGTACTCGCGTGGGGCATCGCACTGGGCATCCAGGACTCGACCGTCAAGGCGCTGCTCGCCGACCTGGTGCCGGAACAGCGCCAGGGAACGGCGTACGGCGTTTTCGCTGCTTTTCAAGGGGCCGGGGCGCTGGCGGGCGGGGTCCTGTACGGCGCCCTCTATGACACCCGTCCACTGCTGATCGCGTCAGTGGCGGTCCTGCAGCTGCTCGCGTTCGTGGTGCTGGTTGTCGCCCTGCGCGGCAAGCGCGGTCCCTAG
- a CDS encoding alpha/beta hydrolase, translating into MKSARAVSARSRSVAIGLRAAGAMALALVLASCSLFGGDSGAKSPSTPNPEIADAAPADLRSYYTQKVEWVPCESDFTCAKIKVPMDYSKPDGDSIEIAALKLSTKSNSKKGSLLVNPGGPGGSGYDFVRDAGSTNISEKVRTNYDIVGFDPRGVNRSAPVTCLTDQERDASRAKTYALDTDAGLAEALADNKAIAAKCAEKTGPVLGHLDTVSAAKDLDILRGVLNDGKLNYLGYSYGTFLGSTYASLFPDNVGRMVLDGAMDPSLSYEELTNGQAKAFEKAILAYVTHCLDSSGCPLSGTPEEAVGQIQDIIKAVEADPMSAKDGRVVNASMFVSGFILPFYNDDNWPVLTQALGSALKGDVSPMLRLADFGADREPNGKYSGNSTFAFGAINCLDYPMVTDTAGMRADEQQLRQASPTLGYYFAYGGTNCKDWPYQSVRTPAPAEYKGSTDIVVIGTTGDPATPVEWASELRKQLGTAALLTWKGEGHTAYGRSNDCIGNAVDSYLVDGKTPADNTVC; encoded by the coding sequence GAATCCTGAGATCGCCGACGCCGCGCCCGCCGATCTCCGCAGCTACTACACGCAGAAGGTCGAGTGGGTCCCGTGCGAGTCGGACTTCACCTGCGCCAAGATCAAGGTCCCGATGGACTACAGCAAACCGGATGGAGACAGCATTGAAATCGCGGCCCTGAAGCTGTCTACCAAGAGCAACAGCAAGAAGGGCAGCCTGCTGGTCAACCCCGGCGGCCCCGGCGGCTCCGGCTACGACTTTGTCCGCGACGCCGGTTCCACCAACATCTCGGAGAAGGTCCGCACCAACTACGACATCGTCGGTTTCGATCCGCGCGGCGTGAACCGCTCCGCCCCGGTCACATGCCTCACCGACCAGGAACGCGACGCCTCCCGGGCGAAGACCTATGCGCTTGACACCGACGCCGGGCTGGCCGAGGCCCTCGCAGACAACAAGGCCATCGCCGCCAAGTGCGCAGAAAAGACCGGCCCCGTGCTCGGCCACCTCGACACTGTCAGCGCCGCCAAGGATCTCGACATTCTGCGCGGTGTGCTCAATGACGGCAAGCTCAACTACCTCGGATACTCCTACGGCACCTTCCTCGGCTCCACCTACGCCTCACTCTTCCCGGACAACGTCGGCCGGATGGTCCTCGACGGCGCGATGGATCCCTCGCTGAGCTACGAGGAGCTGACGAACGGACAGGCGAAGGCGTTCGAGAAAGCCATCCTGGCCTACGTCACGCATTGCCTCGACAGCAGCGGCTGTCCGCTCAGCGGTACCCCGGAGGAGGCTGTTGGCCAGATCCAGGACATCATCAAGGCTGTGGAGGCGGACCCAATGTCCGCGAAGGACGGCCGCGTGGTCAACGCCTCAATGTTTGTCAGCGGCTTCATCCTGCCGTTCTACAACGATGACAACTGGCCCGTGCTGACCCAGGCCCTGGGCAGCGCGCTCAAGGGTGACGTGTCGCCGATGCTCCGGCTCGCCGACTTCGGCGCCGACCGGGAGCCGAACGGCAAGTACTCCGGGAATTCGACGTTTGCCTTCGGCGCCATCAACTGCCTGGACTACCCCATGGTGACGGACACGGCCGGAATGCGTGCGGATGAGCAGCAACTCCGCCAGGCCTCCCCCACGCTCGGCTACTACTTCGCCTACGGTGGCACCAACTGCAAGGACTGGCCGTACCAAAGCGTTCGGACCCCGGCACCTGCGGAGTACAAGGGTTCCACCGACATCGTCGTGATCGGCACTACGGGCGACCCGGCTACCCCCGTGGAATGGGCCAGCGAGCTGCGCAAGCAGCTGGGAACAGCCGCACTTCTGACGTGGAAGGGCGAGGGCCACACGGCCTACGGCCGCTCCAACGACTGCATCGGCAATGCCGTGGACAGTTACCTGGTGGACGGCAAGACACCGGCCGACAACACCGTCTGCTGA